Proteins from a single region of Carassius carassius chromosome 25, fCarCar2.1, whole genome shotgun sequence:
- the LOC132104399 gene encoding KH domain-containing, RNA-binding, signal transduction-associated protein 1-like codes for MENENKYLPQLLAERDSLDASFTHALKLITAEIERVEKGETEKDTESYLDLFTQKNIKLKERILIPVKQYPKFNFVGKILGPQGNTIKRLQEETGAKISVLGKGSMRDKVKEDGLRKSGEPKYAHLSMELHVFIEVFAPVPDAYVRMAHAMEEIKKFLFPDMMDEICQEQFMEMKFLNGGQEHGGRGRGGPPIRGRGGLPPPGVPRGRGMPPRGGRGGPPRGGATRGAPAGRGGPSVQPPRGAASNRARPPAPASQRMPPPAPAHPPTQDSYEDYSYDESYTDAGYESYDSYYSQPQTEPEYYDYGHGETQEGYENYAQNDWNGTQRSAAGGKAPTQRPTKPGLREHPYGRY; via the exons ATGGAGAATGAGAACAAATACCTTCCGCAGCTGCTGGCGGAACGCGACAGCCTGGACGCGTCGTTCACGCACGCCTTGAAACTTATAACAGCAG aAATTGAGAGGGTTGAGAAAGGAGAAACAGAGAAAGATACAGAAAGCTACCTGGACCTCTTTACCCAGAAAAACATCAAACTGAAGGAAAGGATTCTCATACCAGTCAAACAGTACCCCAAG TTTAACTTTGTTGGGAAGATCCTCGGACCACAGGGGAACACAATCAAGAGACTGCAGGAGGAGACCGGCGCGAAGATCTCTGTGCTAGGGAAAGGGTCCATGAGGGACAAAGTCAAG GAGGATGGCTTGAGGAAAAGTGGAGAACCAAAGTACGCACATTTGTCCATGGAGCTTCATGTGTTTATCGAGGTGTTTGCTCCTGTTCCTGATGCATATGTGCGCATGGCTCATGCCATGGAGGAGATCAAAAAGTTCTTGTTCCCT GACATGATGGATGAGATTTGCCAGGAGCAGTTCATGGAGATGAAGTTTCTAAACGGTGGCCAGGAACACGGGGGCAGAGGCCGAGGAGGGCCACCAATCAGAGGCCGTGGAGGTCTACCTCCTCCTGGAGTACCCAG GGGTCGTGGTATGCCCCCACGTGGTGGTCGTGGCGGACCCCCTCGAGGTGGAGCCACAAGGGGAGCACCTGCAGGTAGAGGTGGACCATCAGTCCAGCCACCCAGAGGAGCAGCCTCCAACCGTGCCCGTCCACCCGCCCCTGCGTCTCAGCGGATGCCCCCTCCGGCACCTGCGCACCCTCCGACCCAAGACTCATACGAAGATTAT tcttatGACGAGAGCTACACAGATGCAGGCTATGAATCCTATGACAGCTACTACAGTCAGCCACAAAC agaaccAGAATACTATGACTACGGACATGGAGAGACACAGGAGGGATATGAAAATTATG CTCAAAATGACTGGAATGGGACACAGCGCTCTGCTGCCGGTGGAAAAGCTCCCACTCAGAGACCGACCAAGCCTGGGTTAAGGGAGCACCCCTATGGACGATACTAA